Proteins encoded in a region of the Micropterus dolomieu isolate WLL.071019.BEF.003 ecotype Adirondacks linkage group LG09, ASM2129224v1, whole genome shotgun sequence genome:
- the tra2a gene encoding transformer-2 protein homolog alpha isoform X1 yields MSDIEDGNYGGRGSRSPSKSDRGSPARVKSESRSGSPSPSRASKRSESRSRSRSKSRSRSRRHSNRRYSRSRSRSYSHRKKSRSRSYSPEYRRRRSQSTSPMSNRRRHTGSRSHDFTKEACSHGGDADVRANPDPSTCLGVFGLSLYTTERDLREVFSRYGPLAGVNVVYDQRTGRSRGFAFVYFERIDDSKEAMERANGMELDGRRIRVDYSITKRPHTPTPGIYMGRPTHNGGGGGGGGGGGGGGSSRRGRDSYYDRGYDRYDRYDEYDYRYSRRRSPSPYYSRYRSRSRSRSYSPRRY; encoded by the exons GGGTCACGCTCCCCATCTAAATCGGATCGTGGAAGTCCAGCTCGGGTCAAGTCAGAGAGCAGGTCCGGCTCCCCGAGCCCATCCCGGGCCTCCAAGCGCTCTGAGTCCAGATCCCGCTCTCGGTCAAAATCTAG GTCTCGCTCAAGGCGGCACTCAAACCGCCGCTATAGCCGTTCACGCTCTCGGTCCTATTCCCACCGGAAGAAGTCCCGCTCTCGTTCGTACAGCCCCGAGTACCGCCGCAGGAGGAGCCAGAGCACTTCCCCTATGTCAAACCGGCGGCGTCACACCGGCAGCAGG AGCCATGACTTCACTAAAGAAGCATGCAGTCATGGCGGTGATGCTGATGTTAGG GCAAACCCTGACCCCAGCACATGTTTGGGAGTGTTTGGCTTGAGCCTGTACACCACAGAGCGTGACCTGAGGGAGGTGTTTTCACGCTATGGTCCTCTGGCAGGAGTCAATGTGGTGTACGACCAGCGCACGGGTCGCTCCCGTGGCTTTGCCTTTGTATACTTCGAGAGAATTGACGATTCCAAAGAG GCAATGGAGCGAGCCAATGGCATGGAGCTGGACGGAAGGCGCATCAGAGTGGATTATTCCATTACCAAACGACCTCATACCCCCACACCAGGAATCTACATGGGCCGACCAACTCA CAATGGTGGCGgcggaggtggtggtggtggtggtggcggcgGCGGTAGCAGCAGGAGGGGGAGAGACTCGTATTATGATCGTGGCTATGACCGCTATGACAGATACGACGAGTATGACTATAGGTATAG TCGCCGCCGCTCTCCGTCACCCTACTACAGTCGATACAGGTCTCGCTCAAGGTCTCGCTCCTACAGCCCAC gaCGATACTAA
- the tra2a gene encoding transformer-2 protein homolog alpha isoform X2, whose translation MSDIEDGNYGGRGSRSPSKSDRGSPARVKSESRSGSPSPSRASKRSESRSRSRSKSRSRSRRHSNRRYSRSRSRSYSHRKKSRSRSYSPEYRRRRSQSTSPMSNRRRHTGSRSHDFTKEACSHGGDADVRANPDPSTCLGVFGLSLYTTERDLREVFSRYGPLAGVNVVYDQRTGRSRGFAFVYFERIDDSKEAMERANGMELDGRRIRVDYSITKRPHTPTPGIYMGRPTHNGGGGGGGGGGGGGGSSRRGRDSYYDRGYDRYDRYDEYDYSRRRSPSPYYSRYRSRSRSRSYSPRRY comes from the exons GGGTCACGCTCCCCATCTAAATCGGATCGTGGAAGTCCAGCTCGGGTCAAGTCAGAGAGCAGGTCCGGCTCCCCGAGCCCATCCCGGGCCTCCAAGCGCTCTGAGTCCAGATCCCGCTCTCGGTCAAAATCTAG GTCTCGCTCAAGGCGGCACTCAAACCGCCGCTATAGCCGTTCACGCTCTCGGTCCTATTCCCACCGGAAGAAGTCCCGCTCTCGTTCGTACAGCCCCGAGTACCGCCGCAGGAGGAGCCAGAGCACTTCCCCTATGTCAAACCGGCGGCGTCACACCGGCAGCAGG AGCCATGACTTCACTAAAGAAGCATGCAGTCATGGCGGTGATGCTGATGTTAGG GCAAACCCTGACCCCAGCACATGTTTGGGAGTGTTTGGCTTGAGCCTGTACACCACAGAGCGTGACCTGAGGGAGGTGTTTTCACGCTATGGTCCTCTGGCAGGAGTCAATGTGGTGTACGACCAGCGCACGGGTCGCTCCCGTGGCTTTGCCTTTGTATACTTCGAGAGAATTGACGATTCCAAAGAG GCAATGGAGCGAGCCAATGGCATGGAGCTGGACGGAAGGCGCATCAGAGTGGATTATTCCATTACCAAACGACCTCATACCCCCACACCAGGAATCTACATGGGCCGACCAACTCA CAATGGTGGCGgcggaggtggtggtggtggtggtggcggcgGCGGTAGCAGCAGGAGGGGGAGAGACTCGTATTATGATCGTGGCTATGACCGCTATGACAGATACGACGAGTATGACTATAG TCGCCGCCGCTCTCCGTCACCCTACTACAGTCGATACAGGTCTCGCTCAAGGTCTCGCTCCTACAGCCCAC gaCGATACTAA
- the tra2a gene encoding transformer-2 protein homolog alpha isoform X3 has product MSNRRRHTGSRSHDFTKEACSHGGDADVRANPDPSTCLGVFGLSLYTTERDLREVFSRYGPLAGVNVVYDQRTGRSRGFAFVYFERIDDSKEAMERANGMELDGRRIRVDYSITKRPHTPTPGIYMGRPTHNGGGGGGGGGGGGGGSSRRGRDSYYDRGYDRYDRYDEYDYRYSRRRSPSPYYSRYRSRSRSRSYSPRRY; this is encoded by the exons ATGTCAAACCGGCGGCGTCACACCGGCAGCAGG AGCCATGACTTCACTAAAGAAGCATGCAGTCATGGCGGTGATGCTGATGTTAGG GCAAACCCTGACCCCAGCACATGTTTGGGAGTGTTTGGCTTGAGCCTGTACACCACAGAGCGTGACCTGAGGGAGGTGTTTTCACGCTATGGTCCTCTGGCAGGAGTCAATGTGGTGTACGACCAGCGCACGGGTCGCTCCCGTGGCTTTGCCTTTGTATACTTCGAGAGAATTGACGATTCCAAAGAG GCAATGGAGCGAGCCAATGGCATGGAGCTGGACGGAAGGCGCATCAGAGTGGATTATTCCATTACCAAACGACCTCATACCCCCACACCAGGAATCTACATGGGCCGACCAACTCA CAATGGTGGCGgcggaggtggtggtggtggtggtggcggcgGCGGTAGCAGCAGGAGGGGGAGAGACTCGTATTATGATCGTGGCTATGACCGCTATGACAGATACGACGAGTATGACTATAGGTATAG TCGCCGCCGCTCTCCGTCACCCTACTACAGTCGATACAGGTCTCGCTCAAGGTCTCGCTCCTACAGCCCAC gaCGATACTAA